The genomic interval TGGCTGGTGCCGAAGAAACGTTCGACCAGTCCGCCGGGAGCAGGGTCGCGTGGTGGTCTGTGGATGAGTTTAATGCCGAGGTTGTAACAGGCAGAGCGCAGGGCGTCAGAGTGGTAGACCTTGGCATTGTCGAGGTAGAGTTCTTTGGGCGAGCCGTGGATAGTCCAGGCCCTGATGAGAGAATCGATAAGGATATCGAGGGTTTGTTTGAGATAATACCGTCCTTCGACCACATAACGGCTGTAGCAGTCGATAAAGAGACAGAGGTTTGTGGGAAGCGCCTCGCCGTCAACGAGCACGAAAGGGCCTTCCTGGAAGTCGCCAATCCAGAGGTCGTGGGTATGCTCACGGCTAAGAGCGTATACGCACCTTTTGCTGTGAGACGCCGAGTTTGAGCCGGGTCGCCCCTGCGAGTCTGAGATGGCGGTAGAGGGTGGATTTGGGGATCGTTTTCCCATAGTATTTCTCAAGAAAGCGGTTGAGGCAATCGTCGCTGCGGCGTGGTTGTTCTTTTTTGAGTTCAACGGCTTTGTCGATAATTTCAGGAGAAAACCTTCTGGATGCGCCACGGTCGCTCCTCGCCTTTCTTGCAAGAGATTGAAATCCATCTTTGCGGTAGCGGTTGAGTTTTCTCCTGAGGGTAGAGATAGTGGGTCTTTTCCGCTTTCCGTTGGGGAATACGACCTCCTGAAGGCAGAGTTTTTTCAGAAAAAGGTTGGTCTGCTCCTTCTCAATCTCACCGAAGATGACAGGATGCAGAAGATTGCACCAGAATAAAGCCCATTTTTCGTCTTTCGATTTCATAATTCACCTCCTTTTTTAAGTGTGGAGGTGATTGTAACTCAAGACCAGCCGCTTTTTGTTGCCAGTTCGGGGAAAAATGAATGCCCAAAAATTCGGTGATATTCCGGCTCGGCGCTGAACAATTGAATCGATTGATCGAGGGAGGTTTTTCGTTGTTTGCTTTTATACTTTCCGTGGTAAATGGGAAACATTTGGCGAAAAACCGGAGAGTTGGGGTCGGCCTGCCTGATGAGGTCAAAGGCGTTGCGGAGTGTGTATTTCAGTGAGCCAAAGAAACGCAGCCACCTCCAAACGGTTGACCAGGCAAGCATGCGGTTGTCTATTTCCTGTGTTCGGGTAGTATATCCGATGGCAGAGGAGACACTCCGGTAGGTTTCTGTATCATCTTTGACATAAGCCTGACTGAAGGAGAGACAGTGATCCTTTACGTACCGCTTGTAAGGGAGCGCATACTCAGGATAGGAAGTAAACGTCTTCTTGCACAAGGAACATTTCCAACGTCCCAGGAAAGATTCTATCGTATGAACAAGGGAGTCGATAATAACGTGAAACAACCGATATCTGCATTCATGAAGGGTGAAATTGACATGGGTACTCTTGCACTTTGGACAAAAGCATGGCTTCTGTTTTGTCGCAATAAGCTTTTCATGCTTGTGGATTTTTTCTATAATATTCACGCACTGCCTCCTTTGTATAGGGGGGAAATGGGCAGGAGGATGAAGTTTCCCAACGTTCGGTCCTCCTGCCCTGAGTTTTTTATGTTCCGGAAAAATCTTACAAAACTTGTCCTCGTGAAAACGGGGAACTGGGAAGTAAACCGCCGTTAGGAAGTTTGGAAGTGGTTTTAACCTCTTCCAAACTATTTAATGAGGCTTTACTCCGCCTTACGGACGGAACTTCTTTCTAACGGGGTAAACGATGTATTTTTCTTAACGTGAACAAAAAATCAAGTGAAATACTTACGCAGGATAAAAAAAATGCGGGGTAGCTGGGTAAGATTTTTCAAATCATTTGCTGGGTATTAGACTCAAATATTCTGAGACTAATTGGGCATTTTTGGAGCATTTATTCTAAGACGTAGCAACTGGGAACATAGAGCGATTTAGTGATGTGGGGATGTATTCATCTTATTGCAGATGCGTATCGGCAAAAAAATTATCGAATGGTAAGAGCAAAGGGAAAGGAAACCGTAAGAACGGGAATAAATACCTTGCGTGGGCGTATGTGGAGGCAGCGCATTTTCACGTAAGATTTTGCGAAAAGGGAAGGAAATGGCATCAGAGGAAGGCGTCAAAGAGCCATGTAGTTCTGGCAACGAAAGCCTTGAGCAATAAGCTGGCCAGGGCATGTTATTACATAATAAAGGAGCAAGTAAACTACGACGAGAAAAAAATGTTTGGGTAGCAAGCAGATTAGGTGGTGCAAGGAACCGGTTGCGGGTTAGGTAACCAATCCATGAAACCTGATTGGAAGTTGTTCCACCTTTTATTATGAGTTGTGCCGGTAAAGGAATCGGCGAAAAAGAATATTCCATTCTGATCTGCCCATACCATGAGCCGTGAGGTTTTGGCCGTAGAGCCGAATATTCTGTGAATAACGATTGGACACTGGTATGGAACCGATGGTTTTCTGGGACAGAAGATAAGTCAGGGGCGGTGAGAAAGTCTTTCACAAAGCCTTGATCCCGATGGGTGAATGGTGCGGATGAGAACGATACCAAAACAATTGCGAAATACCACGGGCGTAGATAAACGTGAACGGTATAGTCATTTTCGTAAACAGCAGTAAGAGCGATTCCGTACTTGGAGGGGTATTCAAAACGTGAAAATGTAGATATTTTTGCGACCGGAGATATTTTGTCCTTGACAAAAGCCTTCTAATGAGTGAACCCGCGAATGTAGTTTCCGGTGCCATTACGTTTCCAAACAGATACTTCACTATGTTCAGTACAAGATTTGGAAACGAGTTGTGCTTCGTTAGTTTAATAGATTACACTAAATAGTTACGATTCTTTTCAAAAAACTAAAGTGTTACAAACTATCAGTATCTGTGATTTCCATGCGGAGACCGGAAAGGCTGTCTTTCAGTCTTAGGCTTATTACTGACATTATTTGACTCCTTTCAGCCTTTTAGTAGCATCATCTATTATTCCATAATTAAGTATGGTGTTCCCTGAATTACCAAACAACGTCTCTATGAAATTTTAATGGCAACAGTTGGAGTTTATGCCGGTTAATTTTATGATTACGCTTGATATGCCAATAAAAATCAAAAATACGCCCACAAAAGCCATTGCCTTATTATTAAGGAGTTGTACCGGTTTTTTTGTCAGGTAGGAAATGCCGGAGAGTGCGGGGATAGTGCCTAACCAGAACGAGAAAAGCAATATGCCGCCCCATAGTGGATTGTGCGTAGTAACGGCTATAAGGATAAAACCATATAACCATCCGCATGGCAGTAAAGGGCTGAGGACACCTATTAAAAAACCCGCTCTCTTTGGCGAAACCCTGGCTTCTAATAAACGCCCTACTCTTTTCTGGTAAAATAACCGCAGAAAATACGGTTGTTTTATGTGCAGATTGCCCTCTTTCAGAATACGGAATCCGATAATAAAGAAGGTTATACCCAGGAAAATCGTTGATACAAAAGAGAGGTATTTCATTTCTGAATGGATAAATTTTGAGCCAAGAAGCCCCGCCAGGGCACCAATGCAAAAGTATCCTAAAAAGCGTCCTATATGGTATGAAATCAGCCCCGCTTTGCTGTGAGCGCTTGCGGCCAATGCCAGGCCGCCGCACATTCCTACACAGTGGACACTGCCGATAAGGCTTGCGGCAATTACTGCAAAAGGAACAAAGAAGGGTGACATTTCTCCAATGCGTTGTATTATATTATTTGACAGGTCCGGCAAGGGTTAACTCCTTTATGTAATTTCGGGTTGTTTTGTTGTTTGATGTAGCAGCAATGTGTAATTGAAAATTCAGTTGCCCTTTTTCGCTCAAAAGCGATTTGGGAAACGTTATGAAAAAATGGTTTTTTGTTGTTTTTCCCGGCGCAATCATTTCAGGATACGTCGGCGCTATAATTTCAATCCCTTTATTTCTGCTATCTTCAGCGTGTTTAATATCCACTTCTATCTCATGAAAGCTCTGGTTTTTCAGATTCAGCGTGTAATGGTTTGAGATGAGGGGTTCTTCCCGGGATTTGGTAATTACCCGATAAGGACTTTCCTGCGCTCTCAATACGGTAATATCCAAATCAGGCCTGTTTGAAATATAGGAGGCTAATCCTATCAGGCAGGCGGAGACTAATCCCAGGTAAATCATGTTTTTAATACGCCAAAAACCTGAGGGTCTTCCTCTCAGGCCGTTTTCCGACTCATACCGTATAAGCCCCTTCGGCTTTTTAACCGTTGCCATTACCGTGTCGCATGCGTCAATGCAGGCAGTACAGGCAATACATTCCATTTGCAGCCCTTTGCGGATATCTATTCCTGTTGGACAAACGGCAACACATTTATAGCAATTAATGCAATCTCCCGGCTCTTCCGTCTTCGGTTGCAGCCCTTTTCGCGGTTCACCTCTTTTTTCATCGTAAATTATTGCAAGGGAGTTTTCGTCCATTAATACCGATTGCAATCTTCCGTACGGACAGATTGATATGCACAACTGCTCCCTAAACCAGCCAAAATTCAACATCACCACAATGGTAACAATACCTGTGGTCAGAAAAACCGCCCAATTTTTAAAGGGGGAAATGGCAATCATTGAGACGAGATTTTCTGCTCCGGCAAAATATGCAAGGATTGTGTGAGAGATAACAGCGCTTGTCAAAAAAAACAAAGACCATTTAACTGTTTTTTTGATTAATTTCTCTTTGTGAAAAGGCGCCTTCCGGAGTTTGATTCTCGCAATATGGCCTCCCTCTACGAAAGATTCAATTTTTCGGAAAATTGCTCCAATAAAAACCGTTTGCGGGCAAGCCCATCCGCACCATACCCTTCCCCAGGCAGAAGTGGCAAAGACGATTCCCATGGAAAAACTTGCCATCACGAAGAAGAGCATGGGCGTGTCATGCCCCCAGAATTGTAAGCCAAACAGCGAAAATCTTCTGTGCGGTATGTCAATGAGAATTGCAGGAAAACCGTTTATTTTTATCCAGGGAAACAGAAAAAATGCGATGAGCAGCGCTATTTCAACAATGGTTCTGTACTTTCTGTAGAATCCGTAAACTGCCATAGGATGGGTTATGCGAATACCCTCATGGGACGGATTGTAGAAGTTTTTCGACATATTATTCTTCTACAAGTTCTCCTTCCGGGTCTCTTGGGTTTTCAGGCATGGAACCTCTTAATGATTTTATATAAGCGGCTGTTTGCTGAATGTTTTCATCTGTAATTCTTCCTCTCCATGCAGCCATGCCGGTGTCGGGAATGCCATCGCTGATTATGCTTGCTATTTCGCGTATTCCCCCTCTGCCGTGTAACCAGTAATTATCCACCAGGTTTGGCCCGATCAATCCTTCTCCTTCTTCTCCATGGCAGGAAGAACATTTTGAGGCGTACACCTCTTTCCCCTTTGCCAATGCATCCTTGTCAGCCAGCAGCGTAGTGAGCTGCGCTTCAGTTATTTCAGGCAGTTCCATCAGTATTTCTTCCGCTTGCATCATATTCGCAGGTGGAGCAACAGTCGCGGCTACCTGCAATTTCCCGTTCCTAACGCTTCCGAAATGGTACCCAAGGTAGAAGACGGCAAAAAGGATCGTTGTATAGAAAATATACATTAGCCATGCCGGGCATGGGTTGTCATATTCGGTAATCCCGTCGTATTCATCCCCTGTCATAGGAGTATCTTTTACATGAGTATCCCTGTTCATGATCGTTCCTCCTCGCGAAGCGGCAAATGGGACATATAATCATAGTGTTTGGCAGCGCCCTTCCTTTGAATCCAAAAAAGGATGCCCAGAAAAACAAAAAAGAATAAAAAAAATCCAATCGCCGCCAAATACGTATCGGTAAAGTGTGCTAAAGCCTGTTGTTTCATGTTATTGAACTCCTTTCTGTCCAAGCGCCTGGAGATATGCTATTAATGCAGTGATTTCCTTGTCTTCCACATTTTCTTTCACGCCTTGTTTTTTAAGAGATTCGGCAATTTCATGCGCCTGTATTTCCGCCATAATATCTGCATCCGCCCGTTCTTTTTCTGAATAGGGAGCGCCCATTTTATGGAGGAGGGATATCTTCTTTCTTATGCCGAAAAAGTGAATCTTCTTCTTTGCCAGCCAGGGGTAGGCGGGCATAATGGATTCCTTTATGACGGCACGGGGATTTATCATATGCATGTAATGCCAAAGGTCGGGGTATTTTTTCCCCAGTCTTGCAAGGTCTGGCCCCGTGCGTTTCGACCCCCATTGAGAAGGCCTGTCGTACATGGATTCTTCAATAATGGAAGCGTGCCCGTATCGTAATATTTCCGGGGGCATCGTCCGGATCATTTGCGAATGGCAATTGTGGCACCCTTCTTTTATATAAATATCACGCCCTTCCAGTTCCAAGGGTGTGAATGACGCCATTTTGTTCTCCGGCGTAATGTATTTATGAATGGAAAGTGTGGGGACTATTTCAATGACAGAGCCTACCATGATGGCAATAAGCGCCAAAACACTGAACGTAACCGCCATCCCTTCAAGCCTTCTATGCCCGTGTTCTGAAAGGGGAACGGTCTTAGGGGATACACTTATTTGTATTGTATCATTTTTTAAATCGGGGGGCGATAGTCTGATGGTCTTGCAAATGTTATACAGCAACAGGAAGAAACCGCCTAAGAACAATACTCCCCCTATTGCGCGGAAGTAAAAGAGCGGAATTATGCGAATGACGGTTTCAATGAATTCCGGATAGACAAGATTTCCTTTATTGTCCATTTCCATCCACATCAAACTTTGTGTAATTCCTGCGGCCAGCATTGAAATGTAATAAAGAAGTATGCCTAAAAGGCCTACCCAGAAATGTATGTTTGCGAGTTTTTTGCTATATAATTCTGTTTTCCACAATTTCGGGACAATATAATATATCATTGCAAACGCAAGAAATCCGTTCCAGCCCAATGTTCCCACATGAACATGTCCTATAATCCAGTCAGTGTAATGGCCAATAGCGTTTACCGGCTTAAGGGAGAGAAGCGACCCTTCAAAGGTTCCCATACCGTAAAAAGTAATGGCCGCCACAAAAAATTTAACGATTGGTTCAGTGCGTAATAAATGCCATGCCCCACGGATCGTCAACAGCCCGTTTACCATACCGCCCCAACTTGGCGCCCATAGCATGACGCTGAAAATTACACCCAGGGTTTGCAGCCAGGCAGGCAGCGCCGTATTCAAAAGATGATGGGGGCCTGCCCAGATATAAATAAAGATAAGAGACCAGAAGTGTAATATCGAAAGCCTGTAGCTGTAAATAGGCCTGTTTACGGCTTTTGGCAAATAGTAATACATTAATCCGAGAAAAGGCGTAGTAAGGAAAAAGGCGACGGCATTATGTCCGTACCACCATTGAACAAGCGCGTCCTGTATTCCGGCAAATACAATATAACTTTTAAACAAACTAACGGGCAGGCTTATTGCATTAATAATGTAAAGCACTCCCACGGTAATGACCGTAGCAATGTAAAACCAGATGGAAACGTACAGGTGTTTTTCATTGCGTTTCAGCAAAGTGCCGAAAAAATTAATGGCAAATATAACCCATACCAAAGCGACAAGAATATCAATGGGCCATTCCAGTTCAGCATACTCTTTCCCTTGCGTTAACCCTAGCGGTATTGTAATGACGGCCAGTACGATAATACTTTGCCAGCCCCAAAAGTGCAGCCTGCTTAAGGTATCGGAAAACATGCGCGTCTTTAATAACCGCTGAGAAGAATGGTATATGCCGGCGAAAATGGCATTGCCGGCAAATGCGAAGATGTTTGCGTTGGTGTGTACCGGCCTTAGCCGTCCGTAAGTAAGCCACCCGGTATTAAAATTTAATTGCCAAACCGCTATTTGAAATGCCACAAATACCCCTATTGTGAAGGCGATTGCCGCCCAAACGATGGTGGCTATGGTGAACATTCTGGCAATTTTGTCATCATATTCAATTTGAATACGATTTGAGGTATCAACGTTTGATGCGCCCATGTTTCTTCTTTTCTCCAATTAAATTTAATAATTTTTTTGCAAAACTTCAGTTGTTTAAAATGTTGCGCTTCTTATATTTTTTTGTTCCAGTCATCAATTAAAATTTTATGTGCTGGTGTTTCAAGATCGTCAAATTGTTCATTTTTCACCGCCCATAAAAAGGTATATACAAAAAATGACGCTAAAACAATTGAGATGGGAATCATTATGTAAAGTATTGTCATTGTTAGATATAATATTATTCTGCAAAAACATGTTTTTTCATGAAGTTTTTTGCCGCCCCTTCATCCCCTCATTGTATGGGGAATAGGAAAGATGGGTGGTCTTTAATTGCGGCGATGCTGCGATATGTTTTATCTATTAATGAATGTGAAAAACCATATCAGGAAATTATAAACAAATGTTTTATTAAATCAAAAACAAACTTTGTCTTTCTTGCTACTGCTGGATTGCTACCGGAACCAATGTCAGCCTGATAGAAGAAGCCAAGCTCAAATACATCTCGGCATTGGATAGAAATCAGATACCCTCTTGCGGTGTCAGCTAAGGCATTTACGACAATTTAGAGCAAATGCTTCGCCTCTACACTATGCGGCAAGACCTTTTCTTGCACTTCAAATGCATCGCTTGTAATGTAGAGAACAAAAAAGCACTTTATTTTACCCTCTCTCTTTCGTTACTACAGAGATACTCCCGCGCCATTTTGCCTGTTTTGCTTATTTTTGCCCATTTATAAGGTAATTCTATTGTTTTTTACTTTCTTCTCCACTTATTGACGGGAGCTTTTGGCACAAATTCTTGATCCGCGTCTTTCGTAAGGTAACTTTGACGTTGTCGTGGGGAAGTGTCCCTTTAATCAGGCTGAGTTTTTAAAAGGCAAAAACCCAATGGCATTCATTTTTACCCACTCACTTGCCTGAAGAGCCAATATTTGAAATCCCTTAATGCCGTAGCAAGGCACGCCTTGCCACTACAATTTGCATGAAAAACCCCTGGCAGGGTTAAAATAAAAAAGGATGCTTGCTATACAATACCCCTCTGACTACAGGCATGTGTGAAGATTTACAAAAAATCGGGAATGCATCCCCATAAATTGGCAATATTATTTGCTATGCATCTGTTTCCTACCCGGCTTCTGACTATGCCAGCTTAGGGTCTTTTCGGTATACCGCTAAATAAATGCATGATGGGATTATTAGAATAAACGCGGAGAGGGAAATTATCATGCCTATGACAAAAGATTTTGGTTCGTACAAAAACCTGACGATGTGTTCTCCTTTTTCAAGGAAGACAGACCGTATCACGTAATCTGTTTTATATATCCTGCTCCTCCTGCCGTCCACATAGGCATTCCATCCCGGATAATACGTATCGCCCAGGACAAGGTATCCATCTTCCGCAAGAGACGCCTTAATTGTTACACTGTTTGGCGTATACTCAAGTATTTCCGGCAATGGTTCGTTTCGTATGTTTTGCAATCCGGCAGTGCGGACAGGCGGTAATGGTTCTTCTACAATAATATATTCTTCCGGTTGAAATTCATCGCCTGAAAGTTCCTTAAATATTGCATCTCTGCCATGAAGTTCCTTTGCCTTCCGGACAATAAAAGCGCGCGGCAGTGCATGTGTGTTTTCAAAAATGGCGTATTTTGCGTCATTGTATAATAATGTAAAACCCGGATGATTTATTCTTGCGTTTGAGGGAAGAAGTAGATATTTCACATTTAGGAGGTTGGTAAGTTTTGAAATGTTAGATACCTCCATTACTATGTTTGGCTGTTCAATGGGTTTTCCGCTTAACAGATTAACAAACTCGCTGTATTCCTTTATCACATTGGCGTCGTATCCTCCTATATTTGCAATATAGTGCGCCATGCCCTGATTCAACTCAAAATGTCCGATCGTTGTTATGCGGGACGGGCGAGGGTCTTTCTTCAAGACATCGGTTACTTCTTTATTCCAAAAACAATCCTGAAGATCGAATGTGACCATATAGCGGTTTCCAAACATCCACAAATCTCCAAATAGCAAGGCGATTGTAAGAGGAATAAGCACCTTCTTATTGAATCGTCCGTTTATCCATAATCCGACAATAAGCAGGCTGAGTATTGCCAGTATTATAACTTTTATAGCACTCTTCCTGGCTACGGCAAAGGTCGTTTGCAGAAAATTGGCATTATTCAGACCAGGCAGCGTTGTGTAGCGGTCGCCCCATGAGTAAATTTTGAGGATAATCGCATGCCATGCGCCAAATCCCGCGTTAAACAAAAAGAATATGATAAAAAACATGCTTATTGCGGCAACTATGCCAATAGCAATTATAAGGAGGAATTTTGTCTGCTTTTTCATGGAAAAAACATTTTGTAAATATTCCATCCCAAACCCGGCAAGCACGGAGAGAGAAAAGGCAACGATGAATATAAACTTGGAATTCCCCCGAAACATGTTAAACCCGGGCACAACAGCATAGAGTACTTTGAAGATAGGGATAAATTTGCCCAGAGCAAGGATTGTTGTTATTAATGCTATAATTAAAAAAATCCTGGTATATTTGCTTTTAAAATTGAATGCGGCAATGCTGCATAGCATCAGTGAAGGGATTCCCAGATATAACGACATTTCCCATAGATAGCATCGTCCCCAATACGGCGCATTAAACAAATCGCCAAAGAAATCGGGGATAAAGAGGGTAATAAAGTTTTCAGGTAAAAAAGAAAACTGCCCCACCCATTCATACGTGAGTGTTTGCCTGGTGGAGTGCTTCACCATTTCA from Candidatus Kuenenia stuttgartiensis carries:
- a CDS encoding cbb3-type cytochrome c oxidase N-terminal domain-containing protein — protein: MNRDTHVKDTPMTGDEYDGITEYDNPCPAWLMYIFYTTILFAVFYLGYHFGSVRNGKLQVAATVAPPANMMQAEEILMELPEITEAQLTTLLADKDALAKGKEVYASKCSSCHGEEGEGLIGPNLVDNYWLHGRGGIREIASIISDGIPDTGMAAWRGRITDENIQQTAAYIKSLRGSMPENPRDPEGELVEE
- a CDS encoding helix-turn-helix domain-containing protein, coding for MKSKDEKWALFWCNLLHPVIFGEIEKEQTNLFLKKLCLQEVVFPNGKRKRPTISTLRRKLNRYRKDGFQSLARKARSDRGASRRFSPEIIDKAVELKKEQPRRSDDCLNRFLEKYYGKTIPKSTLYRHLRLAGATRLKLGVSQQKVRIRS
- a CDS encoding YfhO family protein, with the translated sequence MLNKNYSNYSASILITNPSEAWSKYDWYAILLLFLLTLAYFHKVVIPFDTSILSDQNTDTRHQLFYWRYFGFDTLAKGTLPLWNPYIYSGSPFVGGIQSALFYPLNLIFLLFPINVAINYSIILHVFLSGVFTYLYMKYLRFSGAERQGASPLKSREAGGLSRTSCIISAIIFMFCAPQIFHVYPGHLPNLCTMIWLPLILLFSELFIRTRNLLYALAGGVAVACNILAGHPQYFFYTAIAVSLYFIVRILQEFAGHKNGRWAGYSFAGIFVIYTTGALLSSIQLLPAFEMVKHSTRQTLTYEWVGQFSFLPENFITLFIPDFFGDLFNAPYWGRCYLWEMSLYLGIPSLMLCSIAAFNFKSKYTRIFLIIALITTILALGKFIPIFKVLYAVVPGFNMFRGNSKFIFIVAFSLSVLAGFGMEYLQNVFSMKKQTKFLLIIAIGIVAAISMFFIIFFLFNAGFGAWHAIILKIYSWGDRYTTLPGLNNANFLQTTFAVARKSAIKVIILAILSLLIVGLWINGRFNKKVLIPLTIALLFGDLWMFGNRYMVTFDLQDCFWNKEVTDVLKKDPRPSRITTIGHFELNQGMAHYIANIGGYDANVIKEYSEFVNLLSGKPIEQPNIVMEVSNISKLTNLLNVKYLLLPSNARINHPGFTLLYNDAKYAIFENTHALPRAFIVRKAKELHGRDAIFKELSGDEFQPEEYIIVEEPLPPVRTAGLQNIRNEPLPEILEYTPNSVTIKASLAEDGYLVLGDTYYPGWNAYVDGRRSRIYKTDYVIRSVFLEKGEHIVRFLYEPKSFVIGMIISLSAFILIIPSCIYLAVYRKDPKLA
- the ccoS gene encoding cbb3-type cytochrome oxidase assembly protein CcoS, which gives rise to MTILYIMIPISIVLASFFVYTFLWAVKNEQFDDLETPAHKILIDDWNKKI
- a CDS encoding CcoQ/FixQ family Cbb3-type cytochrome c oxidase assembly chaperone, with product MKQQALAHFTDTYLAAIGFFLFFFVFLGILFWIQRKGAAKHYDYMSHLPLREEERS
- the ccoG gene encoding cytochrome c oxidase accessory protein CcoG — encoded protein: MSKNFYNPSHEGIRITHPMAVYGFYRKYRTIVEIALLIAFFLFPWIKINGFPAILIDIPHRRFSLFGLQFWGHDTPMLFFVMASFSMGIVFATSAWGRVWCGWACPQTVFIGAIFRKIESFVEGGHIARIKLRKAPFHKEKLIKKTVKWSLFFLTSAVISHTILAYFAGAENLVSMIAISPFKNWAVFLTTGIVTIVVMLNFGWFREQLCISICPYGRLQSVLMDENSLAIIYDEKRGEPRKGLQPKTEEPGDCINCYKCVAVCPTGIDIRKGLQMECIACTACIDACDTVMATVKKPKGLIRYESENGLRGRPSGFWRIKNMIYLGLVSACLIGLASYISNRPDLDITVLRAQESPYRVITKSREEPLISNHYTLNLKNQSFHEIEVDIKHAEDSRNKGIEIIAPTYPEMIAPGKTTKNHFFITFPKSLLSEKGQLNFQLHIAATSNNKTTRNYIKELTLAGPVK
- a CDS encoding sulfite exporter TauE/SafE family protein; this translates as MPDLSNNIIQRIGEMSPFFVPFAVIAASLIGSVHCVGMCGGLALAASAHSKAGLISYHIGRFLGYFCIGALAGLLGSKFIHSEMKYLSFVSTIFLGITFFIIGFRILKEGNLHIKQPYFLRLFYQKRVGRLLEARVSPKRAGFLIGVLSPLLPCGWLYGFILIAVTTHNPLWGGILLFSFWLGTIPALSGISYLTKKPVQLLNNKAMAFVGVFLIFIGISSVIIKLTGINSNCCH
- the ccoN gene encoding cytochrome-c oxidase, cbb3-type subunit I, which gives rise to MGASNVDTSNRIQIEYDDKIARMFTIATIVWAAIAFTIGVFVAFQIAVWQLNFNTGWLTYGRLRPVHTNANIFAFAGNAIFAGIYHSSQRLLKTRMFSDTLSRLHFWGWQSIIVLAVITIPLGLTQGKEYAELEWPIDILVALVWVIFAINFFGTLLKRNEKHLYVSIWFYIATVITVGVLYIINAISLPVSLFKSYIVFAGIQDALVQWWYGHNAVAFFLTTPFLGLMYYYLPKAVNRPIYSYRLSILHFWSLIFIYIWAGPHHLLNTALPAWLQTLGVIFSVMLWAPSWGGMVNGLLTIRGAWHLLRTEPIVKFFVAAITFYGMGTFEGSLLSLKPVNAIGHYTDWIIGHVHVGTLGWNGFLAFAMIYYIVPKLWKTELYSKKLANIHFWVGLLGILLYYISMLAAGITQSLMWMEMDNKGNLVYPEFIETVIRIIPLFYFRAIGGVLFLGGFFLLLYNICKTIRLSPPDLKNDTIQISVSPKTVPLSEHGHRRLEGMAVTFSVLALIAIMVGSVIEIVPTLSIHKYITPENKMASFTPLELEGRDIYIKEGCHNCHSQMIRTMPPEILRYGHASIIEESMYDRPSQWGSKRTGPDLARLGKKYPDLWHYMHMINPRAVIKESIMPAYPWLAKKKIHFFGIRKKISLLHKMGAPYSEKERADADIMAEIQAHEIAESLKKQGVKENVEDKEITALIAYLQALGQKGVQ